The DNA sequence CTCAAGGGCGAAGCCGACGCGGCCATCGCTTCCTATGAGCAGGACCTGGCAACGGCCAAGTCCAAGGGTCACAAGATCGCTGACGACGCTCGCGAATCCGCAAAGGCCAAGGCCAATGCAGATCGCACGGCCGTCGAGGCTGATCTCGCCAAGAAGATCTCGGCTGCGGAAGACCGCATCGCCGACATCAAGGCAAAGGCACTGGCTGACGTCGGCGCCATCGCTGAGGAAACCGCGACCGCTGTCGTCAAGCAGCTGATCGGTGGAACCGTCACCAAGGCCGAGATCACCGCTGCCGTCAAGGCATCGGCTGGTAACTGAGGAGCACTGAACTATGCATCTTGATGCAACTTTCTATGCCTTCGTTGGCCTGATCCTGTTCCTCGTCCTGATCGCCTATCTCAAGGTTCCGGGCATGATCGGCAAGGCGCTCGACGCCCGTGCCGACAAGATCGGCAACGAGCTGACCGAAGCCAAGCGTCTGCGCGAAGAAGCACAGAGCCTTGTCGCCGAGTACCAGCGCAAGCGTAAGGATGCCGAGGCGGAAGCTGCCGGTATCGTCGCTGCCGCTCAGCGCGAAGCCGAAATGCTGACGGCGGAAGCCAAGCAGAAGACCGAGGAATACGTTGCTCGCCGCACCGCTCTGTCGGAGCAGAAGATCAAGCAGGCCGAAAGCGACGCGATCAACGCCGTTCGTTCTGCTGCCGTCGATCTGGCGATTGCCGCTGCCGAGAAGGTCGTTGCCGCCAAGGCCGACGCCGGTGCACAGAGCGATCTGTTCACGAAGGCGCTTGGCGAAGTCAAGGCACGCTTGAACTAAGCCTCCAGGTCATTCCCGATTGAAAAAGCCCCGCCCTGTGCGGGGTTTTTTGTTTGGGCCGCGCAGCGTCAGTGCGCGACGGCCTGCCGCTGGCGGGGGGCAGGAACGTGCATTTTGCATCCCGGTTACGCTTCGTCTTTCGGAACGCACGGTCGGACGAAATGATACTGCGCAAACTGCAGCGACGGTGCGCCTTTCTGCCACCCGTGGACGCCTGGGCGAAGTGCCGACGCGCACCGATGTTCGCGAATGTTGGTGGGAACAGGGGGCGCAACGCGACGACCCTGGAGCCGCTTCTTTCCTGTTCAGTCCTTGCGGAGTGGACGGAAGCTCATGCGGTGCAAGGCGCAGGGGCCTTGGGCTTCAATGGCACGACGATGCGTCACGGTCGCATAGCCGGCATGGAGCGCAAAGCCGTAGCCGGGATGCGCGAGGTCGGCGCGGGCCATCATGCGATCGCGCGTCACCTTGGCGACGATTGAAGCGGCGGCAATCGACAGCGATCGCGCATCCCCTTTGACGACGGCCTTGGCGTGGCATGAAAGCCCGGGCGGCACATCGCGGCCGTCGACGAGCACGAAGCGCGCAGTCGAGGGAAGGCCCGCCACAGCGCGGCGCATCGCCTCCAGGCTTGCCTTACGGATATCCGTGGCGTCGATCGTGCCGGCCGAGGCCGAGGCGATCGACACTTCCGATGTCGCAAGGATTGCCTCGAACAGCTTCTCGCGCGCCTGGGCACTGAGCTTCTTGCTGTCGTCAAGGCCTTCGGGAATGGCGTCGGGATTGAGAATGACTGCGGCCGCCACGACCGGTCCTGCGAGCGGGCCGCGGCCGGCTTCATCGGCCCCGGCGACCGGCCAAAATCCATCACCTCTTGCCGACAGTTCAAAACTGAAATCGGGTGCTTCGATGATATCGGGAAAAAGGGGAGAATCGGACGATCTGCGGGACATAAGTCTAATTCGCATGATCGACCGATTCTCTTCAAGCCCCCAGGTCCGAGTGCGGCGGCGGACGGGGGGGATGGCCGATGCCCCAGGCGGGGGCGGGGCACCGGAACTGCTCTGCGACCTTCTAACGCTCACACCGGCTTACCTGAGGGGCTGGGAGGACACCTCTCCCATTTCCCGGGGCATCCTCGGCGCGCATCGCTGGTCACATATCCGGAATGGCCATCGCGAAGGCCAATCCGGAAAATCATCAAAGAAGCGAGAGCTGCACCCCCGTTCCCAGCGGCGGTACGAAGAGGTCGTCGCGAAGCTGACGGCGTGTCGGGTTGAACCCGAGGCGCTTGGTGGCGAGATCGAAACGGCGGCCGATCTGCCAGGCGTAGGGACCGGCACCTTTCATGCGCTTGCCGAATTCGGCGTCATAATCCTTGCCGCCACGCATGGAGCGGACGAGCGACATGACATGGCGGTAGCGGTCCGGATAGTTGCGCAGAAGCCAATCGCGAAACAGCGGGCTGACTTCGAGCGGTAACCGCAACAGAACATAGCTCGCTTCCGTCGCCCCCGCCGTCCTTGCCGCCTCGAGAACCCGTTCGATCTCATGGTCGTTGAGCGCCGGGATGATCGGGGAGACGAGAACGCCAGCGGGAATTCCGGCCTCGGCGAGCGCCCGGATAGCCTCCAGCCGTTTGGGCGGCGTTGCGGCGCGCGGTTCCATCGTTCGCGCCAGCTTCCGATCGAGCGTGGTAACCGAGATGCCGACACGCACCAGTCCCTTCTCGGCCATCGGCGCGAGAATGTCGATGTCGCGGGTGACCATCGCCGATTTGGTGACGATCATGACCGGGTGGTTGGCATCCCTCAGCACTTCGAGGATCTGACGCATGATGCGCCATTCCTTTTCGATCGGCTGGTAAGGGTCCGTGTTGGTGCCGATGGCGATGGGCCTGACCTTGTAGTCCGGCCGCGCCAGCTCGCGTTCCAGGAGCCGCGCCGCATCCGGTTTCGCAAAGAGCTTCGCCTCGAAATCCAGGCCTGCCGACAGGCCCATGAAGGCGTGGCTGGGGCGGGCGAAACAATAGATGCAGCCATGCTCGCAGCCGCGGTAGGGGTTGATCGAGCGGTCGAAGGAGATATCGGGGGAGTCATTGCGGGTGATGACCGTCCGCGGCTTCTCGACCTGAACTTCGGTCTTGAACGGCGGCAGGTCTTCCAGGCTTTCCCAGCCATCGTCGAAGCTTTCCCGCGCCTGCGGCTCGAAGCGGCCGGACATGTTGAGCCCCGCGCCGCGTCCGCGGCGGCGATCGATGTCGATCCGCAAGCCCGTTGCGCTCATCATCGCTTCGGCGACATCTGCCGTATTGGCGGGTGCGAGCGCACCCTGCCTGATCTCAGACAGCTCGTTCATTGGAATCTCCCCGGAATCAGATCTCTGATCCCGTTTTGTTCTGATTATTTTCCTATCGCGAATACGAGAACAATTCAAGAACAAAAAACAGGAATGTTTCGGGCGGGTCCAGGCGCTTCCCGTTCGGCGACCTCAGCCGGTCAGCAGATGTAGCAATTGTGACGGTGATGCGGTAGGACGGGTCATGTTGACGATCATCATGGAAACGCGGGACAACGAAGCCGAACTGGTGCAGACGCTGTCGGTGCTCGTCGCCGGCGCCGTGGAGGGCCTCGTCAGCGATGTGATCATCCTCGACCACGGCTCCAAGGATGGCTCCTTGCGTGTGGCGGAAGCGGCCGGCTGCCGCTTTCACGTCGACTGGAATCTCGGCGATGTCCTGCGTTCAGCGCGCGGCGAATGGCTGATGCTGCTCGAACCCGGTGCCCGTCCGATCGGCCGATGGATCGACGAGCTTGCCGAATATGTCTCGATCAACAGGTCGCCTGCGCGCTTCTCCGATTCCAGAATGCACCGCAAGCCGTTCTTCCGCCGCCTGATCCGGCGAAAGAAGCCGTTGGAAACGGGTTTCCTGGTCAACAAGCACGATGCGGTCGCAGCGGCGGAAGGCAACCGATGCCTTGGCGACATGACAAATGTCCGTGCGGTCCGAAAACTCTCGACGGAGCTCGTTCCTGCCTGGGTCGCCGTCGAAGGCAAGCCGGTGTCGGGGCGCTCCTGACCGCTATGCACTAAAAAGGTGCCAGTCCCGGGGGACGGCACCTCAAGGTGGCTCTCAAATGACCTTGTCTGGTAAATGTCTTGCCGGGCAGCATTCTGGCTGCACGTCGTATCCCCTTGTTCTCCCCGCCCGGGGATATTGGCGGGGAGGCGTCTTTGCAGCCCGAAGAGAAAGGTGCGGCGGCCGATCTTCGCGGGACTGGTGATCGGACGCTAGCGAGGCAAAAAACGGCTGTCAGTTCCAAAGGTAACAGACGGGCCAGAAGAGTGATGTGGCGGATCCGGCTCAGCCGCGTTTGAGGTGCTCATCGAGCCGGGGCATGATCTCGACGAAGTTGCAGGGCATGTGCCGGTAGTCGAGCTGCTGCTTCAGGATGCCGTCCCACGCGTCGCGGCAGGCGCCGGGGGATCCCGGCAGAACGAAGATGAAGGTAGCATTGGCGACGCCGCCAGTCGCGCGCGACTGGATCGTCGAGGTGCCGATTTTTTCGTAGGAGAGCCGATGGAACACTTCGGAGAAGCCGTCCATGCGCTTTTCGAACAGCGGTTCCAGCGCCTCGGGCGTCACGTCCCGGCCGGTAAAACCCGTGCCACCCGTCGTGATCACCACGTCGATCGTCGGTTCCAGCGTCCAGGCCTTCACCTGGTCGTAGATCGTCGCGCGATCGTCCGGCACGATTGCGCGTGCTTCAAGGCGATGACCCGCGTCACGCACCCGCGCTTCCAGCGTGTCGCCTGATTTGTCGTCGGCGAGCGTTCGCGTGTCGGACACCGTGAGGACAGCAATTCCGACTGGAATGAAGGGACGCTTTTCGTCGATGCCGGCCATTCTAATTGCCTCTTCCTGTCGTGTTGCAGGCGAGAACGTACCAGCCGGGCTGCGTCCCCGAAAGAGTACGCGCTGTCGCAGCCGCATGCTCACGGTTGTCGAAGATGCCGAAGCAGGTTGCGCCTGAGCCTGACATCCGCACCAGCATCGCGCCTGCTCCCGTCAGCGCTTCGCAGACGTCGCGGATCACCGGCTGCAGCTGCTCTGCCGGCGGCTGCAGATCGTTGCGCATCGCCGCCATGGCCGCCAGCCAGGAGTCGATCGTTCCCCGATCCTGCGGCAGAGCGAGCGGCGGATTGG is a window from the Ensifer adhaerens genome containing:
- a CDS encoding F0F1 ATP synthase subunit B, which translates into the protein MFVTAAYAQQSTTTEGAEAHDAAAAGEVHTETGVAHEGEAGSGVFPPFDSTHFASQLLWLAITFGLFYLLMSKVIIPRIGGILETRHDRIAQDLDEASRLKGEADAAIASYEQDLATAKSKGHKIADDARESAKAKANADRTAVEADLAKKISAAEDRIADIKAKALADVGAIAEETATAVVKQLIGGTVTKAEITAAVKASAGN
- a CDS encoding F0F1 ATP synthase subunit B, yielding MHLDATFYAFVGLILFLVLIAYLKVPGMIGKALDARADKIGNELTEAKRLREEAQSLVAEYQRKRKDAEAEAAGIVAAAQREAEMLTAEAKQKTEEYVARRTALSEQKIKQAESDAINAVRSAAVDLAIAAAEKVVAAKADAGAQSDLFTKALGEVKARLN
- a CDS encoding ribonuclease HII: MSRRSSDSPLFPDIIEAPDFSFELSARGDGFWPVAGADEAGRGPLAGPVVAAAVILNPDAIPEGLDDSKKLSAQAREKLFEAILATSEVSIASASAGTIDATDIRKASLEAMRRAVAGLPSTARFVLVDGRDVPPGLSCHAKAVVKGDARSLSIAAASIVAKVTRDRMMARADLAHPGYGFALHAGYATVTHRRAIEAQGPCALHRMSFRPLRKD
- a CDS encoding PA0069 family radical SAM protein; this translates as MNELSEIRQGALAPANTADVAEAMMSATGLRIDIDRRRGRGAGLNMSGRFEPQARESFDDGWESLEDLPPFKTEVQVEKPRTVITRNDSPDISFDRSINPYRGCEHGCIYCFARPSHAFMGLSAGLDFEAKLFAKPDAARLLERELARPDYKVRPIAIGTNTDPYQPIEKEWRIMRQILEVLRDANHPVMIVTKSAMVTRDIDILAPMAEKGLVRVGISVTTLDRKLARTMEPRAATPPKRLEAIRALAEAGIPAGVLVSPIIPALNDHEIERVLEAARTAGATEASYVLLRLPLEVSPLFRDWLLRNYPDRYRHVMSLVRSMRGGKDYDAEFGKRMKGAGPYAWQIGRRFDLATKRLGFNPTRRQLRDDLFVPPLGTGVQLSLL
- a CDS encoding glycosyltransferase produces the protein MLTIIMETRDNEAELVQTLSVLVAGAVEGLVSDVIILDHGSKDGSLRVAEAAGCRFHVDWNLGDVLRSARGEWLMLLEPGARPIGRWIDELAEYVSINRSPARFSDSRMHRKPFFRRLIRRKKPLETGFLVNKHDAVAAAEGNRCLGDMTNVRAVRKLSTELVPAWVAVEGKPVSGRS
- the moaB gene encoding molybdenum cofactor biosynthesis protein B; translation: MAGIDEKRPFIPVGIAVLTVSDTRTLADDKSGDTLEARVRDAGHRLEARAIVPDDRATIYDQVKAWTLEPTIDVVITTGGTGFTGRDVTPEALEPLFEKRMDGFSEVFHRLSYEKIGTSTIQSRATGGVANATFIFVLPGSPGACRDAWDGILKQQLDYRHMPCNFVEIMPRLDEHLKRG